One part of the Glycine soja cultivar W05 chromosome 11, ASM419377v2, whole genome shotgun sequence genome encodes these proteins:
- the LOC114375497 gene encoding transcriptional corepressor LEUNIG-like isoform X2, translating to MATPPIDRWDADKILRLYLHDYMIKRGMHNAAEIFKKEAQVPDHPVLVDSPDGFLLEWWSIFYEVFNSRQGKDLETGPGSSSKVPMMTHNARNNAPPRIPQISMSEQRTPQFQVNSSFNNMMAQPAVCVIPSTMYNKEEHLGYLPENVEPSLHDVIKNNLTFLSGISSNYPPQDVLSKQAQKQVFKDSRVGMSVERDIPRDPLDVMQKTMLPLDGLHETKTNEALNIVPLNGWPINNQVLTSPLQTPNCRQKCQMLKTQNQDAILAQAIAGTSKNQTSTVPENSSKCNTTKISETESSDKDKQMINQMITTVEHQHQQDQQMQMQFQNVENNRKRKTTESIRPGESARNCEDTANGKPLDENVESFLSLENEHADHKIAPFRNLKRTSATCRNEKKGFSFNEVGCLHSSKSKVLSSHFSSDGKVLASAGHEKKVFIWNMENFDCVTTTETHSLLVTDVRFRPGSTIFATSSFDRSVRLWDAARPTSSLLKLTGHAEQVMSLDFHPRKVDLLCSCDSNDVIRMWNINQGVCMHITKGGSKQVRFQPSFGKFLATATENNIKIFDVETDSLLYNLEGHVNDVLSICWDKNGNYVASVSEDTARIWSSDGKCISELHSTGNKFQSCVFHPEYHNLLVIGGYQSLELWSPSESSKTWAVPAHKGLIAGLADSSENEMVASASHDHCVKLWK from the exons ATGGCCACGCCTCCTATTGATCGCTGGGACGCTGATAAAAT ACTTCGATTATATTTGCATGATTATATGATCAAAAGGGGAATGCACAACGCTGCTGAGATTTTCAAGAAGGAAGCACAAGTTCCCGATCACCCTGTTT TGGTTGATTCTCCAGATGGATTTCTGCTTGAATGGTGGTCTATTTTCTATGAGGTATTTAACTCTAGGCAAGGGAAGGACCTAGAGACTGGGCCAGGGTCCTCTAGTAAG GTCCCAATGATGACACATAATGCAAGGAATAATGCTCCCCCGAGAATCCCTCAAATATCAATGAGTGAGCAGAGAACTCCACAATTTCAAGTCAACTCCAGCTTTAACAACATGATGGCTCAACCAGCCGTTTGTGTAATACCTTCAACAATGTACAATAAAGAAGAGCATCTTGGATATCTGCCCGAAAATGTTGAACCAAGTTTGCatgatgttataaaaaataacctgACGTTCTTGTCAGGGATTAGTTCAAA TTATCCACCGCAAGATGTACTAAGCAAGCAGGCCCAGAAGCAAGTCTTTAAG gaTAGTAGAGTTGGCATGAGTGTGGAGAGGGATATACCTAGGGACCCACTGGATGTAATGCAAAAAACAATGCTTCCTTTAGATGGACTTCATGAAACAA AAACCAATGAAGCTCTCAATATAGTGCCACTAAATGGATGGCCAATAAAT AACCAAGTACTAACTTCACCTTTGCAAACACCAAATTGTCGACAGAAGTGTCAAATGTTGAAAACACAAAATCAGGATGCAATCCTTGCTCAAGCAATTGCAGGTACTTCTAAAAATCAGACTTCCACAGTTCCTGAAAACTCTAGCAAATGCAACACTACGAAGATTTCTGAGACTGAATCAAGTGATAAGGATAAGCAG ATGATAAACCAAATGATTACAACTGTAGAGCATCAACACCAGCAGGATCAACAAATGCAGATGCAGTTCCAGAATGTTGAG AAtaacagaaaaagaaagacaACAGAATCCATAAGACCTGGAGAAAGTGCCCGG AACTGTGAGGATACAGCCAATGGAAAACCTTTGGATGAAAATGTGGAGTCTTTCCTGTCTTTAGAAAATGAACACGCTGATCATAAAATTGCACCCTTCAGAAATCTGAAACGAACTTCAGCCACAtgcagaaatgaaaaaaaag GTTTTTCATTCAATGAGGTTGGTTGCCTTCATTCAAGCAAAAGCAAGGTTTTGTCTAGCCATTTTTCATCGGATGGAAAAGTTTTGGCAAGTGCTGGACATGAGAAGAAG GTTTTCATTTGGAACATGGAAAATTTTGATTGTGTAACTACTACAGAAACACATTCACTTCTTGTTACAGATGTTCGGTTTAGACCAGGTTCAACTATCTTTGCAACTTCGTCCTTTGATAGATCTGTGAGACTATGGGATGCAGCCAGA CCAACCAGTTCTCTGCTCAAACTTACTGGGCATGCCGAACAAGTAATGTCATTGGACTTCcacccaagaaaagtggacctTCTTTGCTCATGTGATAGTAATGATGTAATTCGAATGTGGAATATCAATCAAGGTGTTTGCATGCATATCACTAAG GGAGGTAGTAAACAGGTCAGATTCCAGCCTAGTTTTGGGAAGTTTTTGGCTACTGCTAcagaaaataatatcaaaatatttgatGTGGAGACCGACAGTCTTCTGTACAATCTAGAG GGACATGTTAATGATGTTCTCTCCATTTGTTGGGATAAAAATGGAAACTATGTTGCCTCCGTCAGTGAAGATACTGCACGTATCTGGTCATCAGACGGAAAATGCATAAGTGAATTGCATTCAACCGGAAACAAGTTCCAATCATGCGTATTTCATCCAGAATATCATAACCTCTTAGTTATTGGTGGCTATCAG TCCCTGGAATTGTGGAGTCCCTCTGAGAGCAGTAAAACATGGGCTGTTCCAGCTCACAAGGGATTAATTGCTGGACTAGCAGATTCTTCCGAAAATGAAATGGTTGCCTCAGCTAGCCATGATCATTGCGTGAAACTATGGAAATGA